The Rhinoraja longicauda isolate Sanriku21f chromosome 15, sRhiLon1.1, whole genome shotgun sequence genome includes a region encoding these proteins:
- the LOC144600404 gene encoding solute carrier family 25 member 53-like, which yields MQNTGDAATTSVVTSLKNCGIGATSSCLATVLTFPIHKTIFRQQIHGSIVRKAFAQLRQEGLHRFYRGLLPPLLAKTIQGTLLFGTYDSIIGSLMSENTNVYHRCIAGSLSGAVEALVLTPFERVQNILQDHRKDAKLPSIQSILNLFNSYSFQDKLQLGYYRGFLPILLRNGIGSALYFSLKNPIKNVLLEKDIPSGISAFISGGFNGMVVCFILYPLSAVIANMQSQIGNEKINLRNFVKNFWASRAQSFLYVYRGGSLIMLRSCITWGFTTVIHDFLKQMQSPKM from the coding sequence ATGCAGAACACTGGAGACGCAGCCACCACATCAGTGGTAACCTCACTGAAGAACTGTGGAATTGGGGCTACATCCAGTTGTCTTGCCACAGTTCTGACATTCCCAATCCACAAAACAATCTTTCGACAGCAAATTCATGGCAGCATTGTCCGGAAAGCTTTTGCTCAGCTGCGTCAGGAAGGCCTCCACAGGTTTTACAGAGGACTTCTCCCTCCACTCCTAGCTAAAACAATCCAAGGCACATTGTTGTTTGGCACCTACGACAGCATCATTGGAAGCCTGATGTCCGAGAATACAAATGTGTATCATCGTTGCATTGCAGGATCATTATCTGGAGCCGTGGAAGCCTTGGTGCTGACCCCATTTGAACGTGTCCAAAATATCCTCCAAGACCACAGGAAAGATGCAAAACTTCCCAGCATCCAAAGCATCTTAAACCTGTTCAATTCCTATAGCTTCCAAGATAAGTTGCAACTTGGATATTACAGAGGCTTCCTCCCTATTCTGTTGAGGAATGGAATAGGCAGTGCACTTTATTTCTCATTGAAGAACCCAATTAAGAACGTACTCTTGGAAAAAGACATTCCCAGTGGGATTTCTGCATTTATCTCTGGGGGCTTCAACGGCATGGTGGTGTGTTTCATCTTATATCCTCTCAGTGCGGTGATTGCAAATATGCAGTCTCAGATTGGCAATGAGAAAATTAACCTTAGGAATTTTGTTAAAAACTTCTGGGCATCTCGTGCCCAAAGTTTCTTGTATGTTTACAGGGGTGGATCCCTGATTATGCTGAGGTCCTGCATAACATGGGGATTTACCACTGTTATTCATGACTTTTTAAAACAAATGCAGAGTCCTAAAATGTAG